One Nitrospirota bacterium genomic window carries:
- a CDS encoding pitrilysin family protein, protein MLRHARMGALVLSLVLVAPVAWAVSPVDSTLPNGLRVILVPEPKAPVASVQIWYRVGSRDEVSGKTGLSHLMEHMMFKGTARYGKGAFSRMIAERGGNDNAFTSQDYTAYFENLASDQVDLALELEADRLTGLVISEQEFALERDVVKEERRLRTEDDPHGTLIEHLYATAFMANPYQWPVIGWMDDLDQLTADDVRAYYRRHYTPGNAVLVIVGDIDPKATLARIEQVFGPVAGPPAPVRRVTAEPPQRGERRVMVKKAAQLPAVMVGYHVPNFRHPDAYALSVLAGLLADGPSSRLYRTLVYERQVALEVGGDYTALSTDPPLLYLYAMAHAGTSAGDLERTLLDEVERLKTTPPADRELTKAKNQIEAQFVLGQDSNFYRAMQIGNAESVGAGRDYLTTFVANVRKVSAADVVRAANTYLGESQRTVGLLVPLPAETTERAGGDSPP, encoded by the coding sequence ATGTTGCGTCACGCCCGGATGGGCGCGCTCGTGCTGTCCCTGGTGCTGGTCGCCCCCGTCGCGTGGGCGGTTTCCCCAGTCGACTCGACCCTCCCCAACGGCCTGCGCGTCATCCTGGTGCCGGAACCCAAAGCGCCGGTGGCGTCCGTGCAAATCTGGTACCGCGTTGGCTCCCGGGATGAAGTGAGCGGCAAAACCGGGTTGTCCCATCTCATGGAGCACATGATGTTCAAGGGCACGGCTCGGTACGGCAAGGGGGCGTTTTCGCGGATGATCGCCGAGCGAGGGGGGAACGACAATGCGTTCACCAGTCAAGATTACACGGCGTATTTCGAAAATCTGGCCAGCGACCAGGTGGACCTCGCCTTGGAGTTGGAAGCCGACCGGCTCACCGGGTTGGTGATATCGGAGCAGGAATTCGCACTGGAACGGGACGTGGTCAAAGAGGAGCGCCGCCTGCGGACCGAGGACGATCCGCACGGCACGCTGATCGAACACCTGTACGCTACGGCGTTTATGGCCAATCCCTACCAGTGGCCGGTGATCGGCTGGATGGATGACCTCGACCAGTTGACGGCCGACGATGTCCGCGCGTATTACCGGCGGCACTACACGCCGGGCAACGCGGTGTTGGTCATCGTCGGCGATATCGATCCCAAAGCCACCCTGGCCCGGATCGAACAGGTCTTCGGCCCAGTGGCCGGCCCGCCGGCGCCGGTGCGGCGCGTGACGGCGGAGCCTCCCCAGCGAGGGGAGCGGCGTGTCATGGTGAAAAAGGCCGCGCAACTCCCGGCCGTGATGGTGGGGTATCACGTCCCCAATTTCAGGCACCCGGACGCGTATGCGCTCAGCGTCTTGGCCGGCTTGCTTGCGGACGGGCCCAGCTCCCGCTTGTACCGGACCCTGGTCTACGAGCGCCAGGTGGCGTTGGAGGTGGGGGGCGACTACACGGCGCTGTCCACCGACCCCCCGCTCTTGTACCTCTACGCGATGGCGCACGCGGGCACATCGGCGGGCGATCTCGAGCGTACCCTGCTGGACGAAGTGGAGCGGCTCAAGACGACCCCACCGGCCGACCGCGAGCTGACCAAAGCCAAAAATCAGATCGAGGCGCAGTTCGTGCTCGGTCAGGACTCGAACTTCTACCGGGCCATGCAGATCGGAAACGCGGAGAGCGTGGGAGCCGGACGAGACTACCTCACCACCTTTGTGGCCAACGTCCGTAAGGTGAGCGCCGCCGACGTGGTGCGCGCGGCGAACACCTATCTCGGCGAAAGCCAACGGACCGTCGGCCTCCTGGTGCCACTGCCCGCGGAGACCACCGAGCGCGCCGGAGGCGATTCCCCGCCGTGA
- a CDS encoding Rieske 2Fe-2S domain-containing protein, giving the protein MAVEYVPVAEVAEVPAGRTKIIRVAGTPIALLHVGGTIYALEHSCPHQGGPIGEGEIEGTTITCPWHEWKFDIRTGANDRDPTILAKTFAVKVVDGLVLVEVSRLLAAARRNREIVRRVTAGEALESIGRELGLSPDEVSRTAQASRVGERLQYLAELYLRKGRVGGSDLQGLPHRRGKEADGEMLSALDALTRLL; this is encoded by the coding sequence GTGGCGGTGGAATATGTGCCGGTGGCGGAAGTGGCCGAGGTGCCGGCCGGTCGAACCAAAATCATCAGGGTCGCGGGCACGCCGATCGCGTTGTTGCACGTGGGCGGAACCATCTATGCGTTGGAGCACAGTTGCCCTCACCAGGGCGGTCCGATCGGCGAAGGGGAGATCGAGGGAACCACCATCACGTGTCCCTGGCACGAATGGAAGTTCGACATCCGGACCGGTGCCAACGACCGCGATCCCACCATTCTCGCCAAGACGTTCGCGGTCAAGGTCGTGGACGGTCTGGTGTTGGTCGAGGTGTCCCGCTTGCTGGCGGCGGCCCGACGCAACCGGGAAATCGTGCGGCGAGTCACGGCCGGAGAGGCGCTGGAAAGCATCGGGCGCGAGCTGGGGCTGTCGCCCGACGAAGTCTCCCGAACCGCCCAGGCCTCGCGGGTGGGAGAGCGCTTGCAGTACCTCGCGGAGCTGTATCTGCGCAAAGGCCGCGTCGGGGGATCGGACCTGCAGGGGCTGCCGCACCGGCGAGGGAAGGAGGCGGACGGGGAGATGCTGTCCGCCTTGGACGCGCTGACCCGCCTCCTCTGA
- a CDS encoding NAD(P)/FAD-dependent oxidoreductase produces the protein MTDSHAKPHETRADLVVVGAGIGGAVLALLAAAKERRVVVLDRQSRGPTDPDRGEILQPNGLRILDRLGLLAELSEHSVSRVRRYHFHRIGGPRLVTIDYGALPEPYNYTLVGHPRALMASIRYRLAASGLVDMRWGEAVVGLVRQRRRVVGVDTEFGGNRSRVLAPVVVGGDGPGSPVRSALRIPTRVRRYADGYVTMVLPRPDGFGPDGRYYVGRREILGVFPLGAERIYAFYLWPVRRRPELEHRGLPALKGVLTAIDPDLKRPLEALTSWDQVGWMPCLKVVPRRWVGHGAALLGDAAHALNPHVAQGRNQALEDAVTLDAVLDSCFASGNFSRQALSLYERIRRPQAAALQRLGDEMAFFWNTGNPIVASIRDRVFSTLGRNEYLRTKMLSLVAGLSDRRFSVWDRARALGWPR, from the coding sequence ATGACGGACTCCCACGCGAAACCACACGAAACTCGCGCCGATCTGGTGGTGGTCGGCGCGGGGATCGGCGGCGCCGTGCTCGCGCTCTTGGCCGCGGCCAAAGAACGCCGGGTCGTGGTGCTCGACCGCCAAAGCCGAGGCCCCACGGACCCGGATCGGGGCGAGATCCTTCAGCCCAACGGGCTCAGGATCCTCGACCGGTTGGGGCTGCTGGCCGAGTTGTCGGAGCACTCGGTCTCGCGTGTACGCCGCTATCATTTTCACCGCATCGGCGGCCCGCGACTGGTGACCATCGATTACGGAGCCCTGCCCGAGCCGTACAACTACACCTTGGTGGGGCACCCGCGCGCCCTGATGGCTTCCATCCGCTACCGGTTGGCCGCCTCCGGATTGGTCGACATGCGGTGGGGCGAGGCGGTCGTCGGCCTGGTCCGCCAACGTCGCCGGGTGGTGGGTGTGGACACGGAGTTTGGCGGCAACCGGAGCCGGGTACTGGCGCCGGTCGTGGTGGGTGGGGACGGCCCTGGATCACCTGTGCGCTCCGCGCTACGTATCCCCACCCGGGTCCGTCGCTACGCGGACGGCTACGTGACCATGGTCCTGCCGCGCCCCGATGGATTCGGCCCCGACGGCCGCTATTACGTGGGCCGTCGGGAAATCCTCGGCGTCTTTCCACTCGGCGCCGAGCGCATCTATGCGTTTTATCTCTGGCCGGTGCGACGGCGTCCGGAGCTGGAGCACCGCGGACTGCCCGCGCTCAAAGGCGTTCTGACCGCGATCGACCCGGATTTGAAGCGCCCGCTGGAGGCGCTCACGAGCTGGGATCAGGTCGGCTGGATGCCGTGTCTCAAGGTCGTCCCTCGGCGGTGGGTGGGACATGGTGCGGCGTTGCTGGGGGACGCGGCGCACGCGCTGAACCCGCACGTGGCGCAGGGGCGCAACCAGGCGCTGGAGGACGCGGTAACGCTGGACGCGGTGTTGGACTCGTGTTTCGCCAGCGGAAATTTCAGCCGCCAGGCCCTCTCGTTGTACGAACGGATACGACGGCCGCAAGCGGCCGCGCTCCAGCGGTTGGGCGACGAGATGGCCTTTTTCTGGAACACCGGCAACCCGATCGTGGCCTCGATCCGCGATCGCGTCTTCTCCACGCTCGGCCGCAACGAGTACCTCCGGACCAAAATGCTGTCGTTGGTCGCGGGGTTGTCGGACCGGAGGTTTTCCGTCTGGGATCGCGCGCGCGCGCTGGGTTGGCCGCGGTGA
- a CDS encoding polyprenol monophosphomannose synthase, giving the protein MTPRTLVIVPTYNERDNVESLVTQALAALPDSEVLVVDDASPDGTGALANALAARTERVHVLHRPRKEGLGPAYQAGFRWALDRRYDEVIEMDCDFSHDPSDLPRLVAASRSGADLVVGSRYVPGARIEGWPWYRHLLSAGANLYARALLGRSVRDWTSGFKCFRRAALIALLDSGPPANGYVFQVQGTHRVIGRGGRVTEVPIVFRERTRGASKVRYNSAVEAFVAVWKLRAGR; this is encoded by the coding sequence GTGACCCCCCGCACTCTCGTGATCGTGCCCACGTACAACGAGCGGGACAATGTGGAGTCGTTGGTCACCCAGGCTCTTGCAGCCCTGCCCGACAGCGAGGTGTTGGTGGTGGACGACGCTTCGCCCGACGGCACCGGAGCGCTCGCGAACGCGCTGGCCGCTCGCACCGAACGCGTGCACGTCCTGCACCGCCCCCGCAAGGAAGGGCTGGGGCCGGCCTATCAAGCGGGATTTCGCTGGGCGCTCGATCGCCGGTACGACGAGGTGATCGAGATGGACTGCGATTTCTCGCACGACCCCTCGGACCTTCCGCGATTGGTGGCGGCGTCGCGGAGCGGGGCGGATCTCGTGGTCGGCTCGCGGTATGTACCGGGAGCCCGAATCGAGGGCTGGCCGTGGTACCGTCACCTCTTGAGCGCCGGCGCCAACCTTTATGCCCGCGCGCTGCTGGGCCGATCGGTCCGAGACTGGACGAGCGGCTTCAAGTGCTTCCGGCGCGCCGCGCTCATCGCCTTGCTGGACAGCGGCCCCCCGGCCAACGGCTATGTCTTCCAGGTGCAAGGCACCCACCGCGTGATCGGGCGCGGCGGCCGTGTGACGGAGGTGCCGATTGTGTTCCGGGAACGCACGCGCGGCGCCTCGAAGGTCCGCTACAACAGCGCCGTGGAAGCGTTTGTCGCGGTATGGAAGCTGCGAGCCGGCCGGTGA